In Finegoldia magna ATCC 53516, a genomic segment contains:
- a CDS encoding ATP-dependent RecD-like DNA helicase: protein MKFSATVKNIIFENESNGFRIFSVDKDGEERIIKGNSFKIMPGDFLDIEANKVQDPKYGEQYNIISVERSTKPSMYNIINYLQSGLIKGIGETTARRIVEEFGEDTMEILKNSPSKLLQVKGIGKKNYKKIKESLDEKKEYAEIFLYLQSLGLSLHQANIISDFYKEDTKKIIIQNPYTLIDDIRGIGFRTADIIAQRIDIEPDSPFRIKAAFKYFMEKEANSNGNCYVLEDELIAGVENLIDIEIKNRQETLESLIVSGIIAIDDTDDEHRVYLPQIEKSEMRCAMNIANILKSEIEDEFDVEAELSKIESEHLDDLQIEAIKKSMTEKMLIITGGPGTGKTTIINNITKIFKKNDKDIILAAPTGRAAKRLSESCNEEAKTIHRILGYIPVENGTIFDHDEDNPIDCDLIIIDEASMMDIFIADSLLRALDSNTRVVFVGDCDQLPSVQAGNVLNDLIECGEITTIKLTKIFRQAQNSNIIVNAHRINNGEFPILNEKGKDFFFIEENDPERAKQTILDLCAKRLPNFYKKDEFDDIIVLTPMKKSSCGTKELNTALQEVLNPKTPMTEEIEQRDRIFRLNDKVMQIKNDYTKEFIDDDAMGVFNGDIGRVTYVDPIDETIDVLFDDKTASFTKKECDGLTLSYAITIHKSQGSEFPIVVIPVTQAPFMLLTRNLLYTAITRAREIVVLVGSLKILRQMISNNKIMKRNSGLDRRIKQYTDFDIDDDEQEMMREMFEDEGF, encoded by the coding sequence ATGAAATTTAGCGCGACTGTCAAAAATATAATATTCGAAAACGAGTCCAATGGTTTTAGGATTTTTTCTGTGGATAAGGACGGAGAAGAGAGAATTATCAAGGGAAATAGTTTCAAAATTATGCCGGGAGATTTCTTGGATATTGAGGCAAACAAAGTCCAAGACCCAAAATACGGCGAACAATACAACATAATTTCCGTTGAAAGATCCACTAAGCCTAGCATGTACAATATTATCAATTATCTTCAAAGCGGTTTGATTAAAGGAATCGGAGAGACAACTGCAAGAAGAATCGTCGAAGAATTTGGCGAAGATACGATGGAAATTTTGAAAAATTCTCCGTCCAAATTATTGCAGGTTAAAGGAATCGGCAAGAAAAATTACAAAAAAATCAAAGAATCACTCGACGAGAAAAAAGAATACGCTGAGATTTTCTTGTATTTACAATCATTGGGGCTAAGTCTTCATCAAGCGAATATTATTTCTGATTTTTACAAGGAAGACACGAAGAAAATTATCATACAAAACCCATACACTTTGATTGACGATATTAGGGGAATTGGGTTCAGAACGGCGGACATTATTGCGCAGAGAATCGACATCGAACCAGATTCTCCATTTAGAATTAAGGCTGCATTCAAATATTTTATGGAGAAGGAAGCAAATTCTAATGGGAATTGCTACGTTTTGGAAGATGAATTGATAGCTGGAGTGGAGAATCTTATCGACATTGAAATCAAAAACAGACAAGAGACGTTGGAGTCTTTGATTGTTAGTGGAATTATTGCGATTGATGACACAGACGATGAGCACAGAGTCTACCTTCCACAAATCGAAAAATCCGAGATGAGATGCGCTATGAATATTGCAAATATTTTGAAAAGCGAAATCGAAGACGAGTTTGACGTGGAGGCTGAGCTTTCAAAGATTGAATCAGAGCACTTGGATGATTTGCAAATCGAAGCCATCAAAAAATCTATGACTGAAAAAATGCTGATAATTACAGGTGGACCAGGTACGGGAAAAACTACGATTATCAACAATATTACGAAAATTTTCAAAAAAAATGACAAGGATATAATTCTTGCGGCGCCCACTGGACGTGCGGCTAAAAGATTGTCTGAAAGTTGCAACGAAGAAGCGAAGACAATCCATAGAATTTTGGGATACATTCCAGTTGAAAATGGAACGATTTTCGACCACGACGAGGACAATCCGATTGATTGCGATTTGATAATCATCGATGAAGCCAGTATGATGGATATTTTCATCGCGGACAGCTTGCTGAGAGCGTTGGACTCAAATACTAGAGTTGTTTTCGTGGGAGACTGCGACCAGCTTCCAAGTGTACAAGCTGGAAATGTGCTCAACGATTTGATAGAATGTGGAGAAATCACTACGATAAAATTGACGAAGATTTTCCGTCAAGCGCAAAACTCCAACATAATTGTGAATGCGCACAGGATTAACAACGGAGAGTTTCCTATTCTGAATGAAAAGGGCAAGGATTTTTTCTTTATTGAAGAAAACGACCCGGAACGTGCCAAACAGACGATTCTCGATTTATGCGCAAAAAGACTTCCCAATTTCTACAAAAAAGATGAGTTTGACGATATAATTGTTCTAACTCCGATGAAAAAATCCAGCTGTGGAACGAAGGAATTAAACACAGCTTTGCAAGAAGTTTTGAATCCAAAAACACCGATGACTGAAGAAATCGAACAACGAGACAGGATTTTTAGGCTCAACGACAAAGTTATGCAAATCAAAAATGATTACACCAAAGAATTCATTGACGATGATGCGATGGGGGTTTTCAACGGAGATATCGGAAGAGTTACATACGTCGATCCGATTGATGAGACGATTGATGTGTTGTTTGACGACAAAACTGCAAGTTTCACGAAAAAAGAGTGTGACGGTTTGACGTTATCTTATGCGATTACGATTCACAAATCACAAGGAAGTGAGTTCCCAATCGTCGTAATTCCAGTGACACAGGCTCCGTTTATGTTGTTGACTAGAAATTTGCTCTACACTGCAATCACAAGGGCAAGAGAAATCGTAGTTTTGGTTGGGAGCTTGAAAATTTTACGACAAATGATATCCAACAATAAAATCATGAAGAGAAATTCGGGATTGGACAGAAGAATCAAACAATACACGGATTTTGATATCGACGATGACGAACAAGAAATGATGAGAGAGATGTTCGAAGATGAGGGATTTTAG
- a CDS encoding cation:proton antiporter, which produces MLKSIAIIIILSLLLGKFFKKIKLPPILAFLIVGITLGPFAMNLIDKKILDISSEIRTIALVIILTRAGLSLDIDDLKKIGRPAVLMCFVPAVFEMCAVGILAPIFLKVDVLDAFIIGSIIAAVSPAIVVPRMIRLIEEGYGDEHKIPQLVLAGSSCDDVFCIVVFTSLTSLAQTGDINVFKFIAIPFSILIGSVVGAGIGFLLVKFFKRFHMRDTVKVLIVLSISFLLLELEKITPIPFSGLIAIMAMSMVVKKIYEDLAERLSEKYNKLWVGAEIFLFVLVGATVNVKYAINSGITVVVLVICALMIRMVGVYASVLKTKLTPKERLFCMIAYTPKATVQAAIGAIPLSMGLKVGDMALTVAVISILITAPFGAIMVDNLYKKLLTR; this is translated from the coding sequence ATGTTAAAAAGTATAGCAATTATAATTATTTTGTCCTTGTTATTAGGAAAATTTTTCAAAAAAATAAAATTGCCACCGATATTGGCATTTTTAATCGTGGGAATAACTCTTGGACCATTTGCGATGAATCTTATCGACAAAAAAATACTGGATATTTCATCTGAAATTAGAACAATCGCACTAGTAATAATCTTGACTCGTGCGGGATTGTCACTGGACATTGATGATTTGAAAAAAATCGGACGACCGGCAGTGTTAATGTGTTTCGTTCCGGCAGTTTTTGAAATGTGCGCTGTGGGAATTTTGGCACCGATATTTTTGAAGGTGGATGTGTTGGACGCATTCATAATCGGATCGATAATCGCTGCAGTGTCTCCTGCAATTGTCGTTCCAAGAATGATACGACTTATTGAAGAAGGATACGGAGATGAGCACAAAATCCCACAACTTGTCTTGGCTGGAAGTAGCTGCGACGATGTTTTCTGTATCGTTGTGTTTACATCTTTGACATCTCTCGCGCAAACAGGAGACATCAATGTGTTCAAATTCATCGCCATTCCTTTTTCTATTTTGATTGGAAGTGTCGTAGGAGCTGGAATAGGATTTTTGTTGGTGAAATTTTTCAAAAGATTTCACATGCGTGACACTGTGAAAGTTTTGATTGTGTTGAGTATTTCGTTCTTGCTTTTAGAATTGGAGAAAATCACGCCCATTCCATTTTCGGGACTCATCGCAATAATGGCGATGTCCATGGTTGTGAAGAAGATTTACGAAGATTTGGCGGAAAGATTATCAGAAAAGTACAACAAATTGTGGGTCGGCGCAGAAATATTTTTGTTCGTATTAGTAGGCGCGACTGTGAATGTAAAATACGCGATAAATTCTGGAATCACGGTAGTTGTTTTGGTGATTTGTGCTTTGATGATCAGAATGGTGGGCGTGTATGCATCTGTCTTGAAAACAAAATTAACTCCAAAAGAAAGATTATTCTGTATGATAGCCTACACTCCAAAAGCGACAGTGCAAGCAGCCATCGGTGCAATTCCTCTATCAATGGGATTGAAAGTAGGGGATATGGCATTGACTGTAGCTGTTATTTCTATCCTGATTACTGCACCGTTTGGAGCGATAATGGTGGATAATTTGTATAAGAAATTGTTGACACGATAA
- the pflB gene encoding formate C-acetyltransferase: MSNLFDNEQFKKAWEGFNDGDWADEINVRDFIQQNYTPYEGDDSFLVGPTQKTKTLWNEVNDMIAEEVKSKKIKVDLERFSGINNFDAGYIDKDNEVVFGLQTDEPMKRIMNPYGGFRMVENSLKAYDLEMDPVIKEKFNEYRKTHNQGTFDAYTKEMRTFRSVGLLTGLPDAYGRGRIIGDYRRIALYGIDYLKAMRIRDKENLTGDATEEIIRRREEFSEQIRAFDEIKDMAMSYGFDISRPAMNATEAVQWLYFGYLAAVKENNGAAMSIGRNTAFLDIYIKRDMDKGILDEDHAQELVDQLVIKLRMVRHLRTPEYDELFAGDPTWVTESIGGMGVDGRTLVTKTSFRFLHTLINIDTSPEPNMTVLWSDNLPRAFKDFCSMMSIKTASIQYENDDVMRDVYGDDYAIACCVSAMQVGKQMQYFGARANLAKALLYSINGGVDEVYRDKKTGDIVTVIDGIEKDDSEILDYDKVLENYKKVIDKLAKVYVNTMNTIHFMHDKYAYEKGQMALHDPEVHRFIAFGIAGIAIAADSLSAIKYAKVKPIRDENGLAVDFEVEGDFPRYGNDDDRADDLAIAISKYFIESLRKTKAYRNAEHTLSLLTITSNVTYGKKTGSTPDGRKKGEPFAPGANPMNGADKSGALASLNSVAKMPYKNVNQDGISNTFSIIPNALGKNEEERITNLTNIMNGYFNQDAFHLNVNVMDRELLEDAMENPEKYPNLTIRVSGYAVRFNQLDREHQLDVINRTFHEFV, from the coding sequence ATGAGCAATTTATTCGATAATGAACAATTCAAAAAAGCTTGGGAAGGTTTCAATGATGGAGACTGGGCAGATGAAATCAATGTGAGAGATTTTATTCAACAAAACTACACTCCATACGAAGGAGACGATTCTTTCCTAGTAGGTCCAACACAAAAAACTAAAACTTTGTGGAACGAAGTAAACGATATGATCGCTGAAGAAGTAAAATCTAAGAAAATCAAGGTTGACCTTGAAAGATTCAGCGGAATTAATAATTTCGATGCAGGATATATCGACAAGGACAATGAAGTTGTTTTTGGATTACAAACAGATGAACCTATGAAAAGAATTATGAATCCATATGGTGGTTTCAGAATGGTTGAAAATTCTTTGAAGGCTTATGATTTGGAAATGGATCCAGTTATAAAAGAAAAATTCAATGAATACAGAAAAACACACAACCAAGGAACATTTGACGCTTATACAAAAGAAATGAGAACTTTCAGATCAGTTGGTTTGTTGACAGGACTTCCTGATGCGTACGGAAGAGGTAGAATTATCGGCGATTACAGAAGAATTGCTTTGTACGGTATCGATTATTTGAAAGCTATGAGAATCAGAGACAAGGAAAACTTGACAGGAGATGCTACTGAAGAAATCATTCGTAGACGTGAAGAATTTTCTGAACAAATCAGAGCTTTCGATGAAATAAAAGACATGGCGATGAGTTATGGATTTGATATATCAAGACCAGCGATGAATGCGACTGAAGCTGTTCAATGGTTGTATTTTGGATATTTGGCAGCTGTAAAAGAAAACAACGGAGCTGCGATGTCAATCGGAAGAAACACAGCGTTCTTAGATATTTATATCAAAAGAGATATGGACAAGGGGATTTTGGATGAAGACCACGCACAAGAATTAGTGGATCAATTAGTTATCAAACTTAGAATGGTTAGACATCTTCGTACTCCTGAATACGATGAATTATTCGCTGGAGATCCTACTTGGGTTACAGAATCAATCGGTGGAATGGGCGTTGACGGAAGAACTTTGGTTACGAAAACTTCATTCAGATTTTTGCACACTTTAATCAACATCGACACATCACCAGAACCAAACATGACAGTTTTGTGGTCAGATAATTTGCCACGCGCTTTCAAGGATTTCTGTTCAATGATGAGTATCAAAACAGCATCCATTCAATACGAAAACGACGATGTAATGCGTGATGTTTACGGCGACGACTACGCAATAGCATGTTGTGTATCTGCAATGCAAGTTGGAAAACAAATGCAATATTTCGGAGCGAGAGCAAACCTTGCAAAAGCACTTTTGTATTCAATCAACGGTGGTGTAGACGAAGTTTACAGAGACAAGAAAACAGGCGATATCGTAACTGTTATAGATGGAATTGAAAAAGACGATTCAGAAATTTTGGATTACGATAAAGTTCTTGAAAATTACAAAAAAGTAATCGATAAACTTGCGAAAGTTTATGTGAATACAATGAACACAATTCACTTCATGCACGACAAATACGCTTATGAAAAAGGACAAATGGCTCTTCACGATCCAGAAGTTCACAGATTCATCGCTTTTGGTATCGCAGGAATTGCCATTGCAGCAGATTCATTGTCAGCAATAAAATACGCTAAAGTAAAACCAATCAGAGATGAAAACGGATTGGCTGTTGATTTTGAAGTTGAAGGAGATTTCCCAAGATACGGAAATGACGATGACAGAGCAGATGATTTGGCAATAGCTATAAGCAAATACTTCATAGAATCTTTGAGAAAAACAAAAGCTTACAGAAATGCAGAACACACTTTGAGTTTGTTGACAATCACATCAAATGTAACTTACGGTAAGAAAACTGGAAGCACACCAGACGGACGTAAAAAAGGCGAACCATTTGCACCAGGAGCAAACCCAATGAATGGCGCAGACAAATCAGGAGCACTTGCTTCATTGAACTCCGTAGCAAAAATGCCTTACAAAAACGTAAATCAAGACGGTATTTCAAATACTTTCTCAATCATTCCAAATGCGCTTGGCAAAAACGAAGAAGAAAGAATAACAAACTTGACAAACATCATGAATGGATATTTCAACCAAGACGCTTTCCATTTGAACGTTAACGTAATGGATCGTGAATTGTTGGAAGACGCGATGGAAAATCCAGAAAAATATCCAAACTTAACTATAAGAGTTTCGGGATATGCTGTAAGATTTAACCAATTGGACCGTGAACATCAACTAGATGTAATCAACAGAACATTCCATGAGTTTGTATAA
- a CDS encoding ComF family protein: MRDFSFLFQKRCIICHEKKQYKYLLCEDCFDKLVFVDGYRDIDGTDCYFPLLHQGLTKKLIYDYKLSRKQVVRYFLADVVTDKIKQKNLQDYTLLKVPSTKSTINRRGFDHIHEIAREVAKNLDMEYLPDAIVKVKETKIQHNLSQLQRIENLQGAFELNADLSEKKILVLDDIVTTKNTLREIKKTLNENYADLKFVAVSSRSNEKY, translated from the coding sequence ATGAGGGATTTTAGTTTTTTATTTCAAAAGCGCTGCATAATTTGTCACGAGAAAAAACAGTACAAATATTTGTTGTGCGAAGATTGCTTTGACAAGTTGGTTTTCGTGGACGGTTACAGGGATATCGACGGTACGGATTGCTATTTTCCATTACTTCACCAAGGTTTGACGAAGAAACTCATCTACGATTACAAGCTCAGCCGCAAACAAGTTGTTAGATATTTCTTGGCAGATGTGGTTACAGATAAAATCAAACAGAAAAACTTACAAGACTACACGCTTTTAAAAGTTCCATCGACAAAATCTACGATAAATAGACGTGGATTTGATCACATTCACGAGATTGCAAGGGAAGTGGCAAAGAATTTGGACATGGAGTATTTGCCAGATGCGATTGTAAAAGTGAAGGAAACCAAAATTCAGCATAATTTATCGCAGCTTCAAAGAATTGAAAACCTACAAGGTGCGTTTGAATTGAACGCTGATTTGTCTGAAAAGAAGATTCTCGTTTTGGATGATATTGTGACGACGAAGAATACTTTAAGAGAAATCAAAAAAACTTTGAATGAAAATTATGCGGATTTGAAATTTGTCGCAGTGTCTAGCAGGTCTAATGAAAAATATTAA
- a CDS encoding D-alanyl-D-alanine carboxypeptidase family protein gives MRKKLEIAGITLLIVIGVYFIFKVANANKFDKLSFNADCIYVYSIDDEKEIFSKNPDKKVYPASLTKMMTVHTALGEIEDFDKKAPIDKKSYQKLVAQNASMAGFYGNEPTTFEDLLYGTMLASAGECADSLAINVAGSKEKFVDLMNENAKKMGLNNTHFKNSEGMDEDNHYSSAKDMAFLLKNSLKNEKFYKIFTTGKYTSTKTLDHPKGIEIESTVLGRLKDYDQDGFKIIGGKSGTTEKAGLCWATLSEKNGKKYIIIVMGVDFDDIKNPGDGQIQDTIKILKNL, from the coding sequence ATGAGAAAGAAACTTGAGATAGCAGGGATTACTCTGTTGATTGTGATTGGAGTGTATTTCATTTTCAAAGTTGCGAATGCGAATAAATTTGACAAGCTTAGCTTTAATGCGGATTGTATTTACGTTTACTCAATCGATGATGAGAAGGAAATTTTCTCCAAAAATCCAGACAAGAAAGTGTATCCTGCTTCTTTGACCAAGATGATGACAGTGCATACAGCTTTAGGAGAAATTGAAGATTTTGATAAAAAAGCTCCGATAGATAAGAAAAGCTACCAAAAACTCGTCGCACAAAACGCTTCAATGGCAGGCTTTTATGGTAACGAGCCCACTACTTTTGAGGATTTGTTGTATGGAACGATGCTTGCTTCTGCGGGAGAATGTGCAGACAGCTTGGCTATTAATGTAGCAGGTTCCAAGGAAAAATTTGTGGATTTGATGAATGAAAACGCAAAGAAAATGGGCTTGAATAATACACATTTCAAAAATTCTGAGGGAATGGATGAAGATAATCATTATTCGAGCGCAAAAGACATGGCGTTTTTATTGAAAAATTCATTGAAAAACGAGAAATTTTACAAGATTTTCACGACAGGTAAGTACACTTCCACGAAAACTTTGGATCATCCAAAAGGAATTGAAATCGAAAGTACAGTTCTTGGAAGATTAAAAGATTACGATCAAGATGGTTTCAAAATTATCGGCGGCAAAAGTGGCACTACTGAAAAAGCAGGGCTTTGTTGGGCAACTTTGTCTGAAAAAAATGGCAAGAAATACATCATTATTGTGATGGGCGTTGATTTTGACGATATTAAAAATCCTGGAGATGGACAAATCCAAGATACGATTAAGATTTTGAAGAATTTATAA
- a CDS encoding neutral zinc metallopeptidase, translating to MKWQGREGSSNVSRGSSGGGPVKIGGVGLLLLVIVYSLFGGNPRDIINEQNRTQQEQQVNKSEKASSKEVEQAEKMLSVVLKDTEDVWHEKFSEINRTYNEPKLHFFEGAVSTGCGNADKNVGPFYCSLDQTVYMDVTFYNMLTQKLGADGGDYAMAYVLAHEVGHHVQKELGILDRVHNIQRRLDEKDANKYSVALETQADYFAGVFSYYIKEKGYLEEGDIEEAISAVQSVGDDHIQKMGQGYVQPEKFTHGSSELRNEWFQRGFKYHDFEHADSFGEMGLRIQ from the coding sequence ATGAAATGGCAAGGTAGAGAAGGAAGTTCAAATGTAAGCAGAGGTTCATCCGGTGGCGGACCGGTTAAAATCGGTGGCGTCGGACTGCTTTTGCTTGTGATTGTGTATTCTTTGTTTGGAGGAAATCCAAGAGATATTATAAATGAACAAAACAGAACACAGCAGGAACAACAAGTAAATAAATCTGAAAAAGCAAGTAGCAAGGAAGTTGAACAAGCCGAAAAGATGCTAAGCGTTGTGTTGAAAGACACAGAAGATGTGTGGCACGAAAAATTTTCTGAAATAAATAGAACATACAACGAACCGAAACTTCATTTCTTTGAAGGAGCAGTGTCTACGGGTTGCGGAAATGCTGACAAAAACGTTGGACCGTTTTATTGTTCGTTGGATCAGACAGTCTACATGGATGTAACTTTTTACAATATGTTGACTCAAAAACTTGGAGCTGACGGTGGAGATTATGCGATGGCATATGTGTTGGCGCACGAAGTTGGCCACCACGTCCAAAAAGAGCTAGGAATTTTGGATAGAGTTCACAATATTCAACGTAGATTGGACGAAAAAGACGCCAATAAATATTCCGTAGCACTGGAAACACAAGCAGATTATTTTGCAGGAGTGTTTAGTTATTATATTAAAGAAAAAGGATATTTGGAAGAAGGAGACATTGAGGAAGCGATAAGTGCAGTCCAAAGTGTCGGCGATGATCACATTCAAAAAATGGGACAAGGATACGTCCAACCGGAAAAATTCACACACGGTTCATCCGAACTTAGAAACGAATGGTTCCAACGAGGATTCAAATACCACGATTTTGAACACGCAGATTCATTCGGTGAAATGGGACTTAGAATTCAATAA
- the pflA gene encoding pyruvate formate-lyase-activating protein produces the protein MDNEIKGYVHSIETMGLVDGPGNRTIFFLQGCPLKCVYCHNPDSQNIHGGKEYAVDEIIKIAKRYKPYHGQEGGVTISGGEPLLQGEFLKELVKRLKQEGFNTCLDTSGVGDKKYYSEILPYIDTMLLDFKAFDSKLYKQITFMEDKNFLEFVNDLESNGFCGNIWARHVMVPGFTDNYEEMDKFVESLDKIKNMVERIEILPYHLGGVYKYENLGRKYFLENVEAMDKKTAEKFEKYVNEQFAKTVSDSRRDEALNFQAKKITEEQFDMEDDKKYLLEAIKDVELFKGIDNVDYDEAIEKMKFLKLKAEDYIFKPGDSAENMYVIHKGTIKVFHNTIDGREQILYLYHENDFVGGHNILEDVEYIYMGQALTDCEVIMIPRDIFNKYLINSPLALTKILKKSFERIRLAEDLVQRLSTSNATMKTAALLLRLKDTMGVETKDGIRLDLAMNREELGNYSGLTRETITRKLGEFKKLGYIDLIGTKVIVIKNVKILEELVL, from the coding sequence ATGGACAATGAAATAAAAGGTTACGTGCATTCTATAGAAACTATGGGACTTGTCGATGGACCGGGAAACAGAACTATATTTTTCTTGCAAGGTTGTCCATTGAAATGCGTTTACTGTCACAATCCTGATTCTCAAAACATACATGGTGGAAAAGAATACGCTGTAGATGAAATTATAAAAATAGCGAAAAGATACAAGCCGTATCATGGACAAGAAGGTGGAGTCACGATTTCTGGAGGAGAACCTCTGTTGCAGGGAGAATTCTTAAAAGAATTGGTGAAAAGGCTCAAACAAGAAGGCTTTAACACTTGCTTGGATACATCAGGTGTTGGCGATAAAAAATACTATTCAGAAATTCTTCCTTATATCGACACAATGCTACTTGATTTCAAAGCTTTCGACTCCAAATTGTACAAACAAATTACATTTATGGAAGACAAAAATTTCCTAGAATTTGTAAATGATTTAGAATCCAATGGATTTTGCGGAAATATTTGGGCTAGACATGTCATGGTTCCTGGATTTACTGATAACTACGAAGAAATGGATAAGTTTGTAGAATCTTTAGATAAAATAAAAAATATGGTTGAAAGAATTGAAATTTTACCATATCATTTAGGTGGAGTATACAAATACGAAAATTTGGGTAGAAAATACTTCCTTGAAAATGTCGAAGCAATGGATAAAAAAACTGCCGAAAAATTTGAAAAATACGTTAATGAACAATTTGCGAAGACCGTAAGCGACAGCAGACGTGATGAGGCTTTGAATTTTCAAGCTAAGAAAATAACAGAGGAGCAATTTGATATGGAAGATGATAAAAAATACTTGTTAGAAGCTATAAAAGATGTGGAGCTTTTTAAAGGAATTGACAATGTCGATTACGATGAGGCAATTGAAAAAATGAAGTTTCTGAAACTAAAAGCAGAAGATTACATCTTTAAACCAGGAGATTCTGCCGAAAACATGTATGTAATCCACAAAGGTACGATAAAAGTTTTTCACAATACGATTGATGGAAGAGAACAAATTTTGTATTTGTATCACGAAAATGATTTTGTGGGTGGACATAATATTTTGGAAGATGTGGAATACATCTACATGGGTCAAGCATTGACAGACTGTGAAGTTATTATGATTCCTAGGGATATTTTCAATAAATATTTGATAAATTCGCCACTTGCTCTCACTAAAATTTTGAAAAAAAGTTTCGAAAGAATTAGACTTGCAGAAGATTTGGTGCAAAGATTATCCACTAGCAATGCAACTATGAAAACTGCGGCGCTTTTATTACGATTAAAAGACACAATGGGCGTGGAAACTAAGGATGGAATAAGACTAGACCTTGCGATGAATAGGGAAGAACTTGGAAATTATTCTGGGCTTACAAGAGAAACTATTACTAGAAAATTAGGAGAATTCAAAAAGCTTGGATACATCGATTTGATTGGAACCAAGGTTATTGTGATAAAAAATGTCAAAATATTAGAAGAATTGGTGTTGTAG
- a CDS encoding MTH1187 family thiamine-binding protein — MAILELTLVPVGTQTTSLSQYVAKAYDNVRNKENIKVELNPMGTVMQGNIDELLKAVRDMQESVFNEGVDRVYSVIKIDDRRDKDASFEQKLDSVNKRLK; from the coding sequence ATGGCTATTTTAGAATTAACATTGGTTCCAGTTGGAACACAAACTACAAGTTTATCACAATACGTTGCGAAAGCTTATGATAATGTGAGAAATAAAGAAAATATAAAAGTTGAATTAAATCCAATGGGAACTGTGATGCAAGGAAACATCGACGAATTGTTGAAAGCTGTTCGTGATATGCAAGAGTCAGTGTTTAACGAAGGCGTTGACAGAGTGTATTCTGTGATTAAAATTGACGACAGAAGAGACAAGGATGCTTCGTTTGAGCAAAAGCTGGATTCTGTAAATAAAAGGTTAAAATAA